The window TCTGTCTGAGGTGGAGCGGAGCCTGCGGGTAATGGACTGCGCGGTGCTGATTCTGTCGGCGGTTGAAGGGGTGCAGGCGCAGAGCGAGATGATCTGGAATGCGCTGCGCAAGCTGGGGATTCCTACACTGATTTTCGTGAATAAAATGGACCGGACCGGCGCTGACCCGGAGGCTGTGCTGGCACAGGCGCGCACCTATCTGTCCGGGGACATTATTCCGGTGCAGCAGCCGCTCGGGAAGGAGCAGGGATACTCAGGTGCGGCGGATCTATGGGACGCACATTCGGATGCCGCTGCGCGGACTGAAATGCTGGAGGCGCTGGCGGAACGGGATGAGGCGCTGCTGGAACTCTACATGTCAGGCGGGGAGCCGGATCTGTCTAATTGGAAAAGAGAGATGCAGGCAGCTTCCGCCGCAGGGCGGTTGTTCCCGCTCGTGTACGGTGTGGCCGCCAAAGGTCTGGGTATAACGGAGCTGCTGGACGCGATGATCGACTACTTTCCCCGGGCAGGCGGCGATGCTTCACAGCCGTTGTCCGGCCTCGTGTACAATATTCAGCGCGACAAAAGCATGGGCCGTATGGCCTTCGTCCGCCTCTACCAAGGGACGATCCGCAACCGTGATACGGTAACGAACTACTCCCAGGAGGTTCAGGCCAAAGTCACGCAGATCCGCAAAGTGGAGGGCGGCCGTACGGAGGATGTCGGGTCACTTACAGCTGGCGATATTGCGGTGGTCTACGGCCTGTCCGGCGTACGGATCGGTGATGTGCTGGGCAGTCCGGACGCTATTCCGCAGGAGGCGAAGCTGGCTGTACCGCTGCTGACGGTGCGTGTCTTCTGGGGAGCGGACACCGATGACCACAAGGTGATTGGTGCGCTGCAGGAGCTGGCGGATGAAGATCCGCAGCTGGGTGCGGAGTGGCTGCCGGAGGAACGCGAGCTGCATATCAAGGTGATGGGGCCGATTCAGCTGGAGGTGCTGGACAGTGTGCTGGAGAGCCGCTATGGCCTGAAGGTCACCTTCGGCCCGCCGTCAGTGATCTATAAAGAAACGCCAAGTGGCACCGGCGAAGGGTATATCGCCTACCTGATGCCGAAGCCGTGCTGGGCAATTCTGCGCTTCCATATTGAACCGGGTCTGCCGGGTAGCGGCCTGGTGTATGAATCGGTAGTGCGTAGCTCCGATCTGCTGCCGCAGTACCAGAACGAGACCGCGCGCCGCGTACCGGAAGCGCTGCAGCAGGGACTCTGCGGCTGGGAGGTCACCGACCTCAAGGTGACGCTGGTGGAGGGGAACCACCATGTGTGGCATACCCATCCGCTGGATTTTGCCGTAGCCACGCCTATGGGCATCATGGACGGGCTGAACCGGATTGGCACCACGCTGCTGGAGCCCATCCTTGCCGTACGCATCGTTGTGCCGGAGGAGAACGCCGGCCGCGTGATGAACGACCTCGTGCAGATGCGCGGCAGCTTTGAGCCGCCCGTCCTGCAGGGGGAGCGGATGATCATCGAGGGCCGGCTGCCGCTGGCGACGTCGTTGGATTATCCGGTGACGCTCAGCTCCTATACGAAGGGGCGGAGCACCTTCACCTCCGCTTTCGCCGCCTACGAGCCATGCCCGCCGGATGTCCATGCCGAGCGCACCCGCCGGGGGGTGAACCCGCTCGATCAGGCGAAGTACATCCTGAGCGTGCGGAAGGCGCTGCAGGGGTAACCCGCCTGATCTGGCTTCCGGTCTCTAACTGTATTCTCTGCGGCTAAATCACAGAAAACGCAATGAATGTCTACGTGAAAATCCGCTAACAGGAAAAGGAGGCGTTGTCTTTGCGGCGACTGCTTACGCTGGCTTTCAATCTGTCTTTAAGTTTTGCGATACTATCCGGCTGCACTGCAATACAGCAGGAGAATTTGACCGAACAATTGCAGAAGACGGTTTCTTATCCGGAATCCACCCCCTTTGAAGCAACAGAAACAGCTCCATCCGCCCAGCCGGATCCGAAGTCTGATTATGCGATCTCGCTAAAGGGTACCCGGCTGTCTCTGCATGACAGCAATGACGAGGTGGATTTGCCAGCCCTGCTGGGCACCCCTCTGACAGAAAAAACGTATACACTACAGAATGCTGATACATTAACAGGTTCATTTATGCAGGAGTTAACGTTTCCGGGACTGGAAATGCAGCTCTTTTCGCCGAAGCAGGATGGCAAGTCCTTCTGGATCATGAATATGCGGATTACAGACGCCGCCTATGTTACTTCCAAGGGATTGCGTGTGGGGATGCTGTTTAAGGACTTGAAGACTGTATATCCTGATATTCAGCCTAACAACGGTAATGATGCTGATCCGGAAAATAGCACGTATGAGATTGGATCACAGGAAACCTATGACTACGCCCGTTTTGAAGTGAAGGAGGGGGTTATCCGAGAAATCTATCTCCACCATGATATTCCTTAAAAAGAGCACTTCCGGTGCGCCTCAGTTCAGGTGAAAGGCAGATTTCTCCGGCGGGATGAGAATAGTGTGGTTACAATAAGTTACAAATGTTTATTATCCAGTAAATAAACAATGTGATGGCTGAATAGACTACATTATTTGATGATAAGGAGTTTTGCAAATGGTCATCTGGGGAACGCTCATTTCAATTGTAACCGCTGTTATTTTGTCTGCGTTTATCGGCCCTTACGGGCTGCTGACGCTGCTCGCCGTAGGCTTTGGTTTCCTGTTCAGTATCCACTCCAGAATCCGGGATGTTCAGAATGATCTCCAGCAGATCAAGCAGAAGCTGGGTATAACGGACACCGTGGAGTCTGCGGTGAGCAATGAGGAGATTGAAGCGGAGCTGGAGCAGGAGATGGCAATGGAGAAATAGAAGGAGTAGGACAAGAAAAGTGTAGAAATACGAACAGCCCATTATGAAATGGTGGAACACGGGGACGGAGGCAGCAGAGTGCGTACGATTATATATTTTATCCGCCATGCGGAATCGCTTTATGCTGAAGGGCAGGAGCGGTCAAGAGGGTTGTCTGAACGGGGAATGGGGGATGCGCTCCGGGTCCGAACGATTTTGCAAAATGAATCTGTTGATGTGTTTGTCTCCAGCCCCTATGAGCGGGCGGTGCAGACGATTAAGCCGCTGGCGGATGCTATGTGCAAGGATATTATTATTGTAGAGGACCTGAGGGAAAGAACAATCGGGGATATAGGCGGACTGAGCTTTCCGGCGGCTAAGCAAAGGGTGTATCAGGACTTCCATCTGGCGTTTGCGGAGGGTGAATCCAGCGCTGCGGCCCGGACCAGAGGGGTGCAGGCGCTGGAGCGGCTGCTGGAGGAATATGCAGGCATGAACCTGGCGCTCGGAACCCACGGCGATATCATGACACTGATGCTGAACCATTTTGATCCGCAGCAGTATAATTACGAGTTTTGGAAGTCTGCTTCTATGCCGGATATTTATAAGACGGAGTTTGACGGTAAGCAGCTGTTGAGTGTGGTCAGAGCATGGGAACAACGGCCCTGATAATATACAAGATTTAAAAACCCTTGAATGAAAATTCAGGGGTTTGTTTAGGTGCGACCCTAAATAACAGCCTTTCTTCACTCCGTTACCTCCTCCCCCGCCTTCTTCCGCGCCCGGAACCGCCGTACTTTCATCAAATTCCCGCAGAGCTTATCATCACAATAGCGCTTCGAGCGGTTGCGGGTGTCGTCATAGTAGACCCAGAGGCAGTCGGGATTATCGCAGATGCGGATACGGGAAGTCTCTTTCTCTAATACGGCTTCAGCAAAAGAAGCCGCGATTTCGGCCATGATCTGTCCCCAATCGCTACGCTGCGGCAGGAGAGAGAGCTTAGGCGGCTTGTCCGGCTTCCGCATGATTTGCCGGATGGACGGCCCTTCGGCCATATATCTGTTCAGCTGGTCCAGCAGCGTCTGGTCTGGCTGAGCACCCTGCACGAGCTTCTGGACTTCCGCCCACAGCAAGCTGCGCAGCTCCTTGAGCTGTTGCAGTTCGAATGCAACAGGTGGCGCTGCCGCCGGCAGATCATGCTGCGCCAGCCACTCTGCCAGCCACTGCGGATCCTCAAGCCGGTCCTTGTCATGGCTCCGGTCGCCTGTCCGCCAATCCCGCCAGTAGCTGTTAATATAATCCTCCCACAGCACGGTTCATTCCTCCTTTCGTAATCATTCTATCCCTTGATTGTAACAGCTAAAACTCACCTTTACTAGTTACTTGAATCCTCTGCAGATATATGCTACATTTCTATTGTAACGATTATGACCGTATTTAAGTAGTTACACAACAAAAACTTGCAGGAGGTACGACATGCAGAATAAGATCAGTGATGTTTTGCTGCAGAACTGGGATTATGCCATGGATATCGAGGATTGGGCACCGCCGCTGAGCGCTGCGCTGGAGGGTGTGAATGCGGAGCAGGCCAGCTGGAAGCCGGGCGAAGCGGGCAATTCGATCTGGGAGACCGTCAACCATCTGACCTACTACAAGGAACGGCTGCTGATCAAGCTTAAAGGGCTGCCGAAGCTTCCTGATCTAGAGAGTAATGATGCTACTTTTACCGTAACGGAGCGTGGAGAAGAGGCCTGGGGGCAGGCCGTTGCCAAGCTGAAATCGGTCCATGCATCCTTGCGTGAAGTTATCGAAGCACTGGAAGAAGGCATTTATGACTGGGGCGGCTCGGGGCATGCTCCGGGCGAAGAAGTGATGAGCCTGATCCTGCATGACTGTTACCATACCGGACAGATTGTGCTGGTCCGCAAGCTGCAGGGCTCCTGGCCTTCGCACCGCAGCTTTAACTAAATAAATCACTGTTGCAATTATGCCGCACCTTTCACTGCCTAAGTCAATCCTGGCAGTACGGAGGTGCGGCTATTTTGTTTCAAGACGAAAAATCCGGGGTTAATGGATGCTATAACAGCTTGAATTTGAAGGGAGAGATTGATGATGGAACCGAATTACAAGGACAGAAGTGTTGAAGTGGAACGCACGGAGGTACACAAGAGATCGGATTCCAGCGTTGTCGCATCCACCTTTATCAAATATGCCGCGTATATTATTATCATTTTCGGAATTCTGTTCTTCCTGGTGAGATACGTCTTCCCGATGTTCTAATTCCCGGATGACTCTCCGGCCAATCAAAAAGCCACGCCTACCTCTGCGGTAGCCGCGGCTTTTGCTTTACATTCTTGGCTTTCGGATTCTTATACTTCCCTGTGAACGTAGTCACGGGATTCACCGGAATTGCGGTAAAAGAACCAGCATTCGTTCAGCATTTTGATCTGGCGCCGGTCTTTTTTGAAATAAGCCTTCATGAGCTGATGGCAGAGCCACTGCGGCAAGTGTACCCCTCCTCTAAGCATGCTTCCTATGTACAGATAGCATATGGGGAAAGGGGCCCAAAGGTGCGGCGGAGGTTAGCAAACCGGCAGATTCTGCTGTAAAAAAAGGCTAATGTACGCCCTCTTCTTCCTCTTCGTACCACTGCTCCAGCTGTGCCTGCAGCGCGCGGATCTCCGTCAGCAGCGAGATAAGCGGGTAATGGTTCTCCTGAATGGAGGCAAAAGCACTCTCCAGCCGGTTAATATATTCCAGTCCGGATTCCAGCCTGTACCCTTCACGCAGAAGCTCCAGGGAATCACATTCGGCAACCGCCAGCGGCAGGTCAGGCACATTCTCCGCGGTCAGCTTGTCGATCTCCTTATTGAGGCGAAGATTAAGCGCGCTCAATTGGTACGCATATTCCTCAGGCATTTCAACAAACTGCAGTTCCTGGTGCTGCTGCAAAATTACATACCGCATTTTCGGCATAACTCAGTCTCCCTCCGTACTTGTCTTCCTTCTTGACAGTTTAGCCTATGGGCAAGTTACAATTCAAGTAGAGAAGTTATTTTAAGTAGGAGAGGACTTGTGGGAGAACGCTATGACCAGTATGAGCATGAGCAATGAAGAGCTGCAGCAGTGGATTGAGCGGGTATCGCTCAGCAGCTTTGGCGTGCCGTTCCGGCACAGGGCCAGCTTTAACAGCAGACTTACGACGACGGGCGGCCGGTACTTTACCAAAAGCCATAATATAGAGATTAATCCGCAGCAGCTTGCCATGTATGGACATGAAGAGACCGAGAAGATTATTAAGCATGAGCTCTGCCACTATCATTTGCATTTGGCGAAGCGGGGATATATGCACCGGGATGCTGATTTCAAAAGCCTGCTGGCCAAGGTCGGCGGAAGCCGCTATTGCCAGAGCCTGCCCGGAGCCAAGGCGCGGAAGCCCCAGCCTTACAGATATAAGCTGGTATGCACCGCCTGTTCCACCGAATATCCGCGCAAGCGCCGGGCCGATCCGAAACGCTACCGCTGCGGTAACTGTGCGGGCAAGCTGAAGCTGGTCGCCCTGGAAGAAGGCAAAGGTCCGGTTACTTGATCACGAGGCCGAGCAGTCCGGCGAAGGAAGCCGCCTGATCCGCAGAAATGATGCAGCCCGGCAGATCCTCTATGTCCACCAGCAGTCCGGTGAATTCACAGCTGCTTAGGTCCGTATCCTTCAGCCTGACACCGGCCATGACAGCCTGATCAATCTTGCATTCCTCGAACGAGACCTTTTGGAAGATGCTTTGATAGTAATCCGCACTAACCAGTGAACTCTGCTCGAAGGAGATCAGCTTCAGATTCCCAAACCGGAAACTGGCAAAATCGCAGATCGACCCGATCACCCGGACGTTCTGGAACCGTGCTCTGGTGAAGTCTGTTCCGATCATTTTGCATTGTCTGAATTCTGTCCGGTGGACGAAGGCTTCGCTGAAATTTACGTTCGAGAGGTCGCAGTTCTCAAAGATCACATCCGTCAGCTCGATACCGCGGAGTGAGGAGTTGCTGATGATTACATTTTTGAAGAATACTTTATCGAAGGAGACCTTGTCCGCTTCCTGATATTCGAACTGTACATCGCTGATGAGGCAATTGCTATATTCCTCTTTGGTCTCTAGTAGATCTATCTGCTGCGGCGGCAAAAGAGCGGGGTCAGAGATTTTGGGAAGATCGATTTTGTCCTTCATGTAAACCTCCAATTGTAGGTAACAAACTTTTATATATGAAGATTATCTTTGTCTGGTAATTATTATGCAGTAAACTCTCTCGTGGATGCAAACAAACATTCTTCACAGGAGGGTTTATTTTGCTATGGGAAACGGGACAATTCTGCTGAAAAACGGGACATTAATCGATGGAACCGGACGGGCACCAATACATAATGTAACGATAGAAGTTGTACACGGCCGATTCGGCACTATTACACAACATGATGAAGGCAACCAGACAATAAATGAAAATGTACAGGAAATCGACCTGAACGGACTTGTAATCCTGCCGGGGTTTATTCATGCCCATGCGCACACCAGTTTTAAATATTTGCAGAATGAGCCTCTGCACGGGTATCACAAAGAGTATCTGGCCGGATGCCTTAAAGAGGGGATTACCACGGTCCGCGATGAGGGAATGACGACCAATGCGACGATTGATGATGTGATTGCACATACGAACGGGCTGGATCCCTTATCTTTTCCCCGAATAATCATCTCAGGCAAAGTATTTACGGCTCCCGGGGGATATGGCGGGCAAGAACCTATTGGGGTGGGGAGCGCTGAGGAAGCCAGACTTAAGGTGCGAGAGTTACTTGCGCAAGGGGTTCACTTCATCAAAACAGCACTTGAAGACGGGTACGATCCCAGCACGTTCGGATTGCCCAAGCTTAATCAGGAGATTCTCGAAGCTATCTGCCAGGAAGCCGCAAACAACGGAGCTTATGTGTCTGCTCATGTAACCAGCGCGCATAATCTGCAGATTCTGGTGAATGCGGGGATTAACGATGCGGCGCATATGATCTATGACTGTCTGGACGACGGCTTGATCACGCAACTGGTGGACAAGAACATTCGAATCGTCCCGACACTCACCGTACTGCAGATGTTCCAGGATAAGTTTGGAGTACCGCTATTGGCGCAGGGTCTGGATAATGTCCGCAGATTTGTGGAGGCAGGCGGAGAAATCGGTTTGGGTGATGATTTTGTGGAAGAAGAAGACCCTTGGTACCGGCTGGGCATGCCGTGGGAAGAGATCCGTTTATTAGGTGAGGGTGGACTTACCCCGATGCAAATTATTACAGCAGCAACCTTCAATGGTGCAAAAATATGTAATCTCTCTCACGAGCTAGGGACGGTTGAAACGGGTAAGAAGGCAGATTTGTTTGTTATTGATGGAGACCCGCTGGCCGATATAAATAATCTTCGCAAAGTTAAATTTGTTATGAAGGATGGCAATCTCCTATTTCCTTAATGAGGCTTAATAGTTATATAACAAGCGGCAGTCCGGGACATTCATTACTTCGTCCATGGCTGCCGTGTTTTTTTGTCGGGTCTTGCCCCAGACAGCCTTATTTAAGCTGCCCCATCCCCAGATTAACCCGGTAATTTCCAAACTCCAGCAGCTCATCCAAAAAAGCATTCAGCGCCACCTGATCCTCCAGGCGGACGCGCATCCAGTAGCAGCCTTCCCCGCTGACCCGGTGCAGCTCAGCCACACTGTCATGGTTCTTTGCAAACTGCTGAAAGGGGGGATGGGCGGCGTTCGAGCTCAAAAACACCGTGATAAAGGCAAGCAGGCTCTGTCCGATTTTGCTTGGATTCCAGCGGACAGTGTAGCCTTCGATAATCTCCAGCTCGCGCATTCTGCGGATTCGTGCGCCTACGGCCTGCCCGGTCATATGTACCTTTTCGCCAATTTCCTTATGACTGAGCGTGGAGTCCTCAATAAGATATTGCAGAATACGGTAATCCGTATCGTCGATCAGGTAGGAAGCCATTTTTAGATAATCCTTTCCGGATGAAAGTAGAAGAGGCCAATCTCTTTCGCGCCGCAATGTATAATGCAGGGGAGACATTCTATAATGAATTGTAGCAGAAGATTGCCTAAAGGAAGAGGTGGTTATGATGAAAATTCAACTAATCCGCAATGCGGCCCTATGGCTCGAATACGGCGGCATTACGTTTCTGATTGATCCGATGCTCAGCGAACAGGGTGTTAATCCGCCGATCGTAAATACAGAGAATGACCGCAGAAATCCGCTGGTACCCCTGCCGGGTCCGGTACAGCAATGGCTGGCTCCGGATGCCCTGCTCGTGACCCACCTGCACCAGGATCACTGGGATGCGGCAGCAGTTTCGCTTTTACCGCATGATCTGCCTTTGTTATGCCAGGAGGGGAATCAGGATCAGATTGCTGAACAAGGGTTTAGCAATATCACGGTGGTGCCTGATCATGAGCCGCTAAACTTTCAAGGGGTAACCTTAACACGTATTGGCGGACAGCATGGCACCGGATCCATCGGAGAGCTGATGGGCAAGGTGTCCGGCTTTATTATCCGGGCTGAAGGCGAACCTGTGCTATATTTGGCCGGAGACACGATCTGGTGTGGGGAGGTCAAGCAGGCGCTGGACGGGCATCGTCCTGAAATAATCATCGTTAACGCCGGCGGTGCGCGGTTTGTAACAGGCGGTCATATCACAATGGATGAACAGGATGTAGTGGATGTATGCCGCTATGCACCATCCGCATCCGTGATCGCCGTGCATATGGATGCAATCAACCATTGCCTGGTGACCCGTGATTTACTCAAAGCCCGTCTGGAGCAAGAGAATTTGCTGGAGCGTGTAGCTCTTCCGAGAGACGGAGAATGGGTCAGTCACAATTATTAACAGTATAGCCTCATATATAATAGTAGAAGTATGGAGAACAGCCGGAGGATTCAACTTCCAAATGTAACCGTTTCTAAAAATCCGCCCATCCGCTTGACGGGACCACAAAATCATGATAAATTATTTCTTGTTCATGTTAATGTTCCCTGATAGCTCAGTTGGTAGAGCACTCGACTGTTAATCGAGTTGTCACAGGTTCGAGTCCTGTTCGGGGAGCCATTTACTTGGAGAGATACCCAAGTGGCTATAAGGGGACCCTCTGCTAAGGGGTTAGACTGCGTAAGCGGTGCGAGGGTTCGAATCCCTCTCTCTCCGTCCGAATTTTACTTACTGTATGAAGAGCTCCTGATCGCGGGAGCTTTTTTTATTGTCTACCTATGAAATTTCAAAATCTCCCCCTCAGGGAGATTTTTTTGTTGGGGATATAAGTCTTTTGTCAGCTACTCTAACGCAAAAACTATAGTATACTACAGAATACTATTTTATTCTACCAATGCACCTCGGTGCCCCTTTAATAAATTGAAGGATTGAAGCTGTAAAGAGACAAATGTTATATTATTTGCGCAAAAATAAAGTATTGTATTAGAAAAGGAAAGAAATCCAAAAAACAAAGACCTCCTAAATCCTCTATATTCCTCCGTTTTACTCCTGATTTCGCGGTTTGATTAAAATATCTCACTCATAATTTACAATCATTGTTATATTATCTAACATTAATTTTCGAATTTTATATTAAAAACACACTTTTTTAGTGACGGGCAAATAACCCTGTGTTAATATAAATAACATCTTAGAGGGAAAAACAGAAAGCAAGGCAGAGAAAGGGGAATTTTAACTATTATGAGAAAAGGGGATGGCGATGGAGTACTTCATTCAGCAACTAATTAACGGAATTTCCGTGGGCAGTATTTACGCTCTGATCGCCCTTGGCTACACAATGGTTTACGGGATTATCAAGCTGATCAATTTTGCTCACGGCGATGTGTTTATGGTCGGATCGTTTATCGGGCTATATAGTGCCAAATATTTGGCGAATGCCGGTTTTCCGCCGGTGGTTGTACTGCTCTTGTCGCTGATCATCTCGATGACCATGAGTGCTTTGCTGGGGATCACAATTGAACGTCTGGCTTATAAGCCGCTTCGTAAGTCTACAAGGATCGCGGCGTTGATTACAGCAATCGGCGTATCGTTTTTACTGGAATATGTCGGAGTACTTATTCTTGGACCACAGGCGCAAGGGTTTCCGGATATCATGGTTAAGAAACAATATGAGTTATTCGGCAGTTCGATCCAGGTTGATTCGAATCAGGTCATGATTCTGATTACAACAATCGTCTTAATGCTTATTCTGCAATATATCGTACGTTATACTAAGACCGGCAAAGCTATGCGGGCGGTTTCGTTCGATATGGAGGCGGCGCGGTTGATGGGGATCAACGTAGACCGCACGATATCGGCAACCTTCGCGATCGGTTCGGCACTTGCTGCAGCTGCCGGCGTAATCTTCGGTATGACTTACAACTCCGTTGATCCGCTCATGGGTGTTATGCCGGGACTCAAAGCTTTCGTGGCCGCAGTGCTTGGAGGGATCGGTAGTATTCCGGGAGCTCTTGTAGGCGGACTGCTGCTGGGAACGGTTGAGACTGAAATTTCATCGCTGGGTTATTCCTCCTGGCGTGATGGTGTGGCCTTTGCCGTGCTGATTCTGATCCTGATCTTTAAACCATCCGGGCTGTTTGGCAAGAATGTCCGGGAGAAAGTGTAGGTGGAGAACAGCATGAAAAAGTTGAATAAGAAATTCTGGATGGGCATTATTCTTGCCTTAGCGTTCTATGGGATTGTTCAAATTCTTCTAACAACGGGAATCTTTAATGATGTAACCAGATCCATGTTGCTCCTGATCGGCGTCAATGTGATGCTGGCCGTCTCACTCAACCTGATTAACGGGATTACGGGGCAGTTCTCCATTGGACACGCCGGGTTTATGTCTGTAGGTGCTTATACCTCGGCTATTCTGACGCTTGACTATGATGTGCCGTTCATTCTGGCCATTGTGGCGGGCGGAATTGTAGCTGCACTATGCGGCGTGCTGATCGGGATGCCGACCCTTCGGCTGAACGGTGACTATCTGGCTATTGCAACGCTGGGATTCGGCGAGATTATCCGGATTATCCTGCTGAATACGGAATATGTCGGCGGCGCTTCGGGGCTCAGCGGTATTCCGGCAAAGTCGACATGGACCATTATTTTCTTCTTTGCTCTATTCACTATCGTTCTAATTAATAACTTTATCCGTTCTACGCATGGCCGGGCTTGTCTGGCAATCCGCGAGAATGAAATTGCCGCAGAGGCAATGGGGATCAACACGACAATGTATAAGGTTATTGCCTTTACCATCGGCGCGTTGTTTGCCGGTATGGCTGGCGGCTTGTCTGCTCATACCTTCTATGTCATCACTCCGGGCAGCTTTAACTTCCTGAAATCATTCGAAATTCTTGTAATGGTCGTTCTGGGGGGACTAGGCAGTACGGCGGGCTCAATCGTAGGTGCAGTCTTCGTTACCCTGTTGTACACCTATCTCCGTGAATTCCCGGAATGGCGGATGATTATTTATTCGATCGTTCTGATTATGATGATGATTTTCCGTCCGAGCGGTCTGCTTGGCAAAACCAAAATCAATTTCGGCAAGTTTGGTAAAAAGGAGGCAAAGCCAAATGGCAGCATCAGCGACAGCAGTACTCCTTGAT of the Paenibacillus pedocola genome contains:
- a CDS encoding branched-chain amino acid ABC transporter permease, producing MEYFIQQLINGISVGSIYALIALGYTMVYGIIKLINFAHGDVFMVGSFIGLYSAKYLANAGFPPVVVLLLSLIISMTMSALLGITIERLAYKPLRKSTRIAALITAIGVSFLLEYVGVLILGPQAQGFPDIMVKKQYELFGSSIQVDSNQVMILITTIVLMLILQYIVRYTKTGKAMRAVSFDMEAARLMGINVDRTISATFAIGSALAAAAGVIFGMTYNSVDPLMGVMPGLKAFVAAVLGGIGSIPGALVGGLLLGTVETEISSLGYSSWRDGVAFAVLILILIFKPSGLFGKNVREKV
- a CDS encoding branched-chain amino acid ABC transporter permease gives rise to the protein MKKLNKKFWMGIILALAFYGIVQILLTTGIFNDVTRSMLLLIGVNVMLAVSLNLINGITGQFSIGHAGFMSVGAYTSAILTLDYDVPFILAIVAGGIVAALCGVLIGMPTLRLNGDYLAIATLGFGEIIRIILLNTEYVGGASGLSGIPAKSTWTIIFFFALFTIVLINNFIRSTHGRACLAIRENEIAAEAMGINTTMYKVIAFTIGALFAGMAGGLSAHTFYVITPGSFNFLKSFEILVMVVLGGLGSTAGSIVGAVFVTLLYTYLREFPEWRMIIYSIVLIMMMIFRPSGLLGKTKINFGKFGKKEAKPNGSISDSSTP